From the genome of Gymnogyps californianus isolate 813 chromosome 17, ASM1813914v2, whole genome shotgun sequence, one region includes:
- the EMILIN3 gene encoding EMILIN-3, with translation MRRARALRRRGALLACLSLGTLLALADAKGAFYSPAAPLPYGGRYSLYTAGSSPQLGPGKPVGKHKSYCAYVVQRNVTCTLQDGAESYVKAEYHKCSWGPKCPGKVLYRTFFRPKYKIGYKTVTELAWRCCPGFMGEGCHDSPTDQPGLPPQHPSPKMPPGQKMFPIPRLPPYPKSHPDLFPGPKKNQYGRKLPGLFGDRLDRLEEEVRRLSQSYDSLHTMVSGLGDRLRLAIQEDTTKMIGSLMNSPGTPDSTVGFGIIPDGLVDVADKADIATYPPMGEILTKVTEVSDVLKTKADLLHEVRGMVLDHDGQIKHLLESARPSPLTSIDLLEEYVDTRLSNLRGELLDGFEKKLGKIQTTCDFRIQEVRQQCEEEKAANLRLQQTLDGKELEIKKEISQLETQIQGLTVVESCCSNLDYLTDRMNILEKGLHSISESQKNLHSRLDGEISTVTLGNLFEGRFEDLEARLNATERETGSCCSGIEDSMRGTVVAEVDGMRTAFEDKMQTLEDRFMTIVGELNNVSSPVGMDGAVVPVLEGELASMRKRTDETLEVLQNRLITLESTCSLGCTSASKDVETFRTEIEDCQNKNQDLLLRMDSNYDLLRKLNATILEIQRRIEEEASGALQGEITLLKINLNTVSKSLTGLKDSVSQYSDTMTHINSSLDEHERKIEDEVHSIQEKVNDQGSQLFFSNRRVLNLKGDLERLKARIVSDLSSCKSVAHDLQQEIAHFDDRVAQVESICGRLGAVTGSLDGIRDELEKHTGSLWDYMDHMNGTLAAHSQEITGLKDNLLDCQAKVSELAEQVGHLEEQAEGKQR, from the exons ATGCGGCGGGCGCGGGCGCTGCGCCGCCGCGGAGCTCTGCTCGCCTGCCTCTCCCTGGGGACGTTGCTGGCCCTCGCCGACGCCAAGGGCGCCTTCTactcccccgccgcccccctgCCCTACGGCGGCAGGTACAGCCTCTACACGGCCGGCTCCAGCCCGCAGCTCGGCCCCGGCAAGCCCGTGGGCAAGCACAA GAGCTACTGTGCCTACGTGGTGCAGCGCAACGTGACGTGCACGCTGCAGGACGGGGCCGAGAGCTACGTCAAGGCCGAGTACCACAAGTGCAGCTGGGGACCCAAGTGCCCGGGGAAAGTGCT GTACCGCACCTTCTTCAGACCCAAATACAAGATTGGATACAAGACAGTAACCGAGCTGGCCTGGAGGTGCTGCCCAGGCTTCATGGGAGAAGGGTGCCACGACAGCCCGACTGACCAACCCGGCCTTCCGCCCCAACATCCCAGCCCTAAAATGCCTCCTGGGCAAAAGATGTTTCCAATCCCCAGACTGCCTCCCTATCCAAAAAGTCACCCTGACCTGTTTCCAGGACCAAAGAAGAATCAGTATG GCAGGAAGCTGCCCGGCCTCTTCGGGGACCGCCTGGATcggctggaggaggaggtgaggcGCCTTTCCCAGTCCTATGACAGCCTGCACACCATGGTGAGCGGCCTGGGGGACCGCCTACGGCTCGCCATCCAGGAGGATACCACCAAGATGATCGGCTCCCTGATGAACAGCCCGGGCACGCCTGACTCGACGGTGGGCTTCGGCATCATTCCTGATGGCCTGGTGGATGTGGCGGACAAAGCTGACATCGCCACGTACCCTCCCATGGGGGAGATCCTGACCAAAGTGACAGAGGTGAGCGACGTGCTGAAAACCAAGGCAGATTTGCTGCACGAGGTTCGCGGCATGGTCCTGGACCACGACGGGCAGATCAAGCATCTGCTGGAGTCAGCCCGGCCCTCGCCCCTCACCTCCATCGACCTGCTGGAGGAGTACGTGGACACGCGGCTGAGCAACCTGCGTGGAGAGCTGCTCGACGGCTTCGAGAAGAAGCTGGGGAAGATCCAGACCACGTGTGATTTCCGGATCCAAGAGGTGCGGCAGCAgtgtgaggaggagaaagctgCCAACCTGCGGCTGCAGCAGACGCTGGATGGGAAAGAGCTAGAGATCAAGAAAGAGATCTCCCAGCTGGAGACCCAGATCCAAGGGCTGACAGTggtggaaagctgctgcagcaacCTGGACTACCTCACCGATCGCATGAACATCCTCGAGAAAGGCCTTCACAGCATCTCTGAGTCCCAGAAGAACTTGCACTCACGGCTGGATGGAGAAATCTCCACTGTCACCCTAGGGAACCTTTTTGAAGGGCGCTTTGAGGACCTGGAAGCCAGACTCAATGCTACAGAGAGAGAAacggggagctgctgctccggTATAGAGGACAGCATGAGAGGCACGGTGGTAGCAGAGGTGGATGGCATGAGGACTGCCTTTGAAGATAAAATGCAGACCCTGGAGGACAGGTTCATGACCATCGTGGGGGAGCTGAACAACGTCAGTTCTCCTGTGGGCATGGATGGAGCGGTGGTGCCCGTGCTGGAGGGGGAGCTTGCCAGCATGAGAAAACGGACGGATGAGACACTGGAGGTGTTGCAGAATCGCCTCATCACGCTGGAGAGCACTTGTTCCCTGGGCTGCACCTCTGCCTCCAAAGACGTGGAGACCTTCCGGACAGAGATCGAAGACTGCCAGAACAAGAACCAGGACCTGCTCCTCCGAATGGACAGCAACTACGACCTCCTGCGCAAGCTGAATGCCACCATCCTGGAGATCCAGCGGCGAATCGAGGAGGAAGCATCGGGGGCTTTGCAAGGGGAGATCACCTTGCTAAAGATCAACTTGAACACCGTGAGCAAGTCTCTGACAGGGCTCAAGGACTCTGTCTCCCAGTACTCGGACACCATGACACACATCAACTCCTCGCTGGATGAGCACGAGCGGAAGATCGAGGATGAGGTCCACTCCATCCAGGAGAAAGTCAACGACCAAGGCTCCCAGCTCTTCTTCAGCAACCGGCGTGTCCTGAACCTCAAGGGAGACTTGGAGCGACTCAAAGCCAGGATCGTCAGTGACCTGAGCTCCTGCAAGAGCGTGGCTCATGACCTGCAGCAGGAGATTGCTCACTTTGATGACCGGGTGGCCCAGGTGGAGAGCATCTGCGGCAGGCTGGGTGCCGTCACGGGGAGCCTGGACGGCATCAGGGACGAACTGGAGAAACACACGGGCAGTCTGTGGGACTACATGGACCACATGAACGGGACCCTGGCTGCCCACTCTCAGGAAATAACGGGACTGAAGGACAACCTGCTTGACTGCCAAGCCAAGGTCTCCGAGCTGGCGGAGCAGGTCGGCCACTTGGAAGAGCAGGCGGAGGGGAAGCAGCGTTAG